The Tachyglossus aculeatus isolate mTacAcu1 chromosome 22, mTacAcu1.pri, whole genome shotgun sequence genome window below encodes:
- the LOC119943476 gene encoding 1-aminocyclopropane-1-carboxylate synthase-like protein 1 isoform X3 — translation MASSSRLQSAGPRPGFSALHRLRRKRKGQRVKDPLDELLLKTLMSQQAMEESFLQLEERRMQRDLEMEERRLQLEQRRLELAREHEFRMFSVFAQMLGILRQGTLPGPSVPLPTPDFGTIFGDRQGAGASGLPHRRPLGSYGLSNPGTGHPQGSPHLSVRGSIANRFRDSTEEGYKAYHADKYDEDKNPSGIINFGTSENKLCFDLMSKRLNQSDMYHIDPPLLQYPDWKGHMFLREEVARFLTYYCKAPAPLKSENVIVLNGCGSLFSALATVLCDPGEAILIATPFYGGITQSIYLYGNVRLVYAYLDSKVTGVNSRPFQLTVEKLETALLGAQAEGVNVKGLILLNPQNPLGDIYSSGEMLEFLEFAKRHELHVIVDEIYMLSVFDESTSFHSVLGMDRLPDPQRTHVMWGTSKDFAVSGIRFGTLYTENQDVANAVASFCYFHGICGIVQYQMSQLLRDRDWINQVYLRANHARLKAAHTYVTDELKTLGIPFLNRNAGFFVWIDFRKYLRSGTFEEEMQLWRRFLDSKVLLSCGKAFECKEPGWFRIIFADKTHRLQLGMQRIRQVLEEQERELLTVEKPPLPLQLPEQDGRADSTDEVIFVSRHQEPAASSKLGDLIGLLQQQMRSSDWLQKNTVEQFAQEKPEVFDMFNKLVGKH, via the exons ATGGCTTCATCATCCCGGCTCCAGAGCGCAGGGCCCCGGCCCGGCTTCTCCGCCCTCCACCGGCTCCGCCGGAAACGGAAGGGGCAGCGGGTTAAGGATCCCCTGGATGAGCTGCTGCTGAAGACGCTGATGTCGCAGCAGGCCATGGAGGAGAGCTTCCTGCAGCTGGAGGAGCGGCGCATGCAGAGGGATCTGGAGATGGAGGAGCGCCGCCTGCAGCTGGAGCAGCGGCGCCTCGAGCTGGCGCGGGAGCACGAGTTCCGCATGTTCAGCGTCTTCGCCCAGATGCTCGGCATCCTCAGGCAGGGCACCCTTCCCGGGCCCTcggtccctctgcccaccccggaCTTTGGCACCATCTTTGGGGACAGGCAGGGGGCCGGGGCTTCCGGGCTGCCCCACCGGAGGCCTCTGGGCTCCTACGGACTGAGCAACCCCGGAACTGGACATCCCCAGGGAAGCCCCCACCTCTCCGTCCGGGGAAGCATTGCCAACCGCTTCCGGGACTCCACCGAGGAGGGCTACAAGGCCTACCACGCGGACAAGTACGACGAGGACAAGAACCCTAGT GGGATCATTAACTTCGGGACTAGTGAGAACAAGCTCTGCTTTGATCTAATGTCCAAACGG CTTAATCAGAGTGACATGTACCACATtgatccacctctgcttcagtaCCCTGACTGGAAGGGCCACATGTT TCTGCGAGAGGAAGTGGCCCGTTTCCTTACCTACTACTGCAAGGCACCTGCTCCCCTCAAGTCGGAGAAT GTGATCGTGTTGAACGGCTGTGGCTCCCTGTTCTCTGCGTTGGCCACTGTTCTGTGTGACCCAGGAG AGGCCATTCTGATCGCCACTCCCTTCTATGGTGGCATCACCCAGAGCATTTACCTCTACGGGAATGTCCGGCTGGTCTACGCCTACCTGGACAGCAAG GTCACCGGGGTCAACAGCCGCCCCTTCCAGCTCACAGTGGAGAAGCTGGAGACGGCCTTGCTAGGAGCCCAGGCCGAG GGGGTGAATGTCAAAGGTCTCATCTTGCTGAACCCCCAGAACCCTCTGGGTGACATCTACTCTTCGGGAGAAATGCTGGAGTTCCTGGAGTTTGCTAAAAG GCATGAACTGCATGTGATTGTGGATGAGATCTACATGCTGTCAGTGTTTGATGAGTCCACCTCATTCCATAGCGTCCTGGGCATGGACAG GCTCCCTGACCCCCAGAGGACTCATGTGATGTGGGGGACCAGCAAG GACTTTGCAGTCTCGGGCATCCGCTTTGGCACGCTCTACACCGAAAATCAGGATGTGGCCAACGCCGTGGCTTCCTTCTGCTACTTCCATGGGATCTGTGGCATCGTCCAGTACCAGATGTCCCAGCTGCTTCGGGATCGAG ACTGGATCAACCAGGTATACCTGCGAGCCAACCACGCGCGGCTCAAGGCCGCCCACACCTACGTCACCGACGAACTGAAGACACTGGGCATCCCCTTCCTTAACCGCAATGCCGGTTTCTTCGTCTGGATCGACTTCCGGAAG tACCTGCGCTCAGGCACCTTTGAGGAAGAGATGCAGCTTTGGCGGCGTTTCCTGGATAGCAAAGTGCTGCTGTCTTGTGGCAAGGCCTTCGAGTGCAAAGAGCCTGGCTGGTTCCGGATCATCTTTGCTGACAAGACCCACCGGCTTCAGCTTG gGATGCAGCGGATCCGGCAGGTGTTGGAAGAGCAGGAGCGGGAGCTGCTCACGGTGGAGAAGCCGCCTCTGCCCCTCCAGCTCCCCGAGCAGGACGGCCGGGCGGACAGCACAGACGAGGTGATCTTTGTCTCGCGGCACCAAGAGCCGGCCGCTAGCTCCAAGCTGGGAGACCTCATCGGGCTGCTGCAGCAACAGATGCGCTCATCTGACTGGCTGCAGAAGAACACGGTTGAACAGTTTGCCCAGGAGAAGCCTGAGGTCTTCGATATGTTCAACAAACTGGTCGGAAAGCATTAG
- the LOC119943476 gene encoding 1-aminocyclopropane-1-carboxylate synthase-like protein 1 isoform X2, protein MDFRGKKYERGSNWSDPEVVELLQLWADESVQLELESCLRNQHVFNRIAEVLRDKGIHRTGDQCREKIKKMKLEYRRIKDNSKAPRGGRSWKFYEVMDRVLAGRPVLPYNPAGGGVMAQPALPGGLGEGYPHHFTPAALPFVHSQPPGELAEIKCEEVDSDQRCLTPEPPPSMSYRPGSAEEPEVEHGFLERAQDDSPSSREEVPIETSISPSGFSESNMASSSRLQSAGPRPGFSALHRLRRKRKGQRVKDPLDELLLKTLMSQQAMEESFLQLEERRMQRDLEMEERRLQLEQRRLELAREHEFRMFSVFAQMLGILRQGTLPGPSVPLPTPDFGTIFGDRQGAGASGLPHRRPLGSYGLSNPGTGHPQGSPHLSVRGSIANRFRDSTEEGYKAYHADKYDEDKNPSGIINFGTSENKLCFDLMSKRLNQSDMYHIDPPLLQYPDWKGHMFLREEVARFLTYYCKAPAPLKSENVIVLNGCGSLFSALATVLCDPGEAILIATPFYGGITQSIYLYGNVRLVYAYLDSKVTGVNSRPFQLTVEKLETALLGAQAEGVNVKGLILLNPQNPLGDIYSSGEMLEFLEFAKRLPDPQRTHVMWGTSKDFAVSGIRFGTLYTENQDVANAVASFCYFHGICGIVQYQMSQLLRDRDWINQVYLRANHARLKAAHTYVTDELKTLGIPFLNRNAGFFVWIDFRKYLRSGTFEEEMQLWRRFLDSKVLLSCGKAFECKEPGWFRIIFADKTHRLQLGMQRIRQVLEEQERELLTVEKPPLPLQLPEQDGRADSTDEVIFVSRHQEPAASSKLGDLIGLLQQQMRSSDWLQKNTVEQFAQEKPEVFDMFNKLVGKH, encoded by the exons ATGGATTTCCGGGGCAAGAAGTACGAGCGGGGCAGCAACTGGTCAGACCCCGAGGTGGTGGAGCTGCTGCAGCTGTGGGCCGACGAGTCGGTGCAGCTCGAGCTGGAGAGCTGCCTGCGGAACCAGCACGTCTTCAACCGCATCGCCGAGGTGCTGCGGGACAAGGGCATCCACCGCACCggtgaccagtgccgggagaagATTAAAAAGATGAAGCTGGAATACCGGCGGATCAAGGACAACAGCAAGGCCCCCAGAGGTGGCCGCTCCTGGAAGTTTTACGAGGTGATGGATCGGGTCCTCGCGGGCCGGCCCGTCCTCCCCTACAACCCCGCCGGCGGAGGTGTGATGGCCCAGCCCGCGTTGCCGGGCGGCCTGGGGGAAGGCTATCCCCACCACTTcacccccgccgccctccccttcgtccactcccagccccccggGGAGCTGGCGGAGATCAAGTGTGAGGAGGTGGACTCCGACCAACGCTGCCTGACCCCTGAACCCCCGCCTTCGATGTCCTACCGGCCCGGCTCCGCCGAGGAGCCCGAGGTAGAGCACGGCTTCCTTGAGCGGGCTCAGGACGACTCCCCCAGCTCCAGGGAGGAGGTCCCCATTGAAACCAGTATCTCGCCTTCAG GTTTCAGCGAGTCCAACATGGCTTCATCATCCCGGCTCCAGAGCGCAGGGCCCCGGCCCGGCTTCTCCGCCCTCCACCGGCTCCGCCGGAAACGGAAGGGGCAGCGGGTTAAGGATCCCCTGGATGAGCTGCTGCTGAAGACGCTGATGTCGCAGCAGGCCATGGAGGAGAGCTTCCTGCAGCTGGAGGAGCGGCGCATGCAGAGGGATCTGGAGATGGAGGAGCGCCGCCTGCAGCTGGAGCAGCGGCGCCTCGAGCTGGCGCGGGAGCACGAGTTCCGCATGTTCAGCGTCTTCGCCCAGATGCTCGGCATCCTCAGGCAGGGCACCCTTCCCGGGCCCTcggtccctctgcccaccccggaCTTTGGCACCATCTTTGGGGACAGGCAGGGGGCCGGGGCTTCCGGGCTGCCCCACCGGAGGCCTCTGGGCTCCTACGGACTGAGCAACCCCGGAACTGGACATCCCCAGGGAAGCCCCCACCTCTCCGTCCGGGGAAGCATTGCCAACCGCTTCCGGGACTCCACCGAGGAGGGCTACAAGGCCTACCACGCGGACAAGTACGACGAGGACAAGAACCCTAGT GGGATCATTAACTTCGGGACTAGTGAGAACAAGCTCTGCTTTGATCTAATGTCCAAACGG CTTAATCAGAGTGACATGTACCACATtgatccacctctgcttcagtaCCCTGACTGGAAGGGCCACATGTT TCTGCGAGAGGAAGTGGCCCGTTTCCTTACCTACTACTGCAAGGCACCTGCTCCCCTCAAGTCGGAGAAT GTGATCGTGTTGAACGGCTGTGGCTCCCTGTTCTCTGCGTTGGCCACTGTTCTGTGTGACCCAGGAG AGGCCATTCTGATCGCCACTCCCTTCTATGGTGGCATCACCCAGAGCATTTACCTCTACGGGAATGTCCGGCTGGTCTACGCCTACCTGGACAGCAAG GTCACCGGGGTCAACAGCCGCCCCTTCCAGCTCACAGTGGAGAAGCTGGAGACGGCCTTGCTAGGAGCCCAGGCCGAG GGGGTGAATGTCAAAGGTCTCATCTTGCTGAACCCCCAGAACCCTCTGGGTGACATCTACTCTTCGGGAGAAATGCTGGAGTTCCTGGAGTTTGCTAAAAG GCTCCCTGACCCCCAGAGGACTCATGTGATGTGGGGGACCAGCAAG GACTTTGCAGTCTCGGGCATCCGCTTTGGCACGCTCTACACCGAAAATCAGGATGTGGCCAACGCCGTGGCTTCCTTCTGCTACTTCCATGGGATCTGTGGCATCGTCCAGTACCAGATGTCCCAGCTGCTTCGGGATCGAG ACTGGATCAACCAGGTATACCTGCGAGCCAACCACGCGCGGCTCAAGGCCGCCCACACCTACGTCACCGACGAACTGAAGACACTGGGCATCCCCTTCCTTAACCGCAATGCCGGTTTCTTCGTCTGGATCGACTTCCGGAAG tACCTGCGCTCAGGCACCTTTGAGGAAGAGATGCAGCTTTGGCGGCGTTTCCTGGATAGCAAAGTGCTGCTGTCTTGTGGCAAGGCCTTCGAGTGCAAAGAGCCTGGCTGGTTCCGGATCATCTTTGCTGACAAGACCCACCGGCTTCAGCTTG gGATGCAGCGGATCCGGCAGGTGTTGGAAGAGCAGGAGCGGGAGCTGCTCACGGTGGAGAAGCCGCCTCTGCCCCTCCAGCTCCCCGAGCAGGACGGCCGGGCGGACAGCACAGACGAGGTGATCTTTGTCTCGCGGCACCAAGAGCCGGCCGCTAGCTCCAAGCTGGGAGACCTCATCGGGCTGCTGCAGCAACAGATGCGCTCATCTGACTGGCTGCAGAAGAACACGGTTGAACAGTTTGCCCAGGAGAAGCCTGAGGTCTTCGATATGTTCAACAAACTGGTCGGAAAGCATTAG
- the LOC119943476 gene encoding 1-aminocyclopropane-1-carboxylate synthase-like protein 1 isoform X1 codes for MDFRGKKYERGSNWSDPEVVELLQLWADESVQLELESCLRNQHVFNRIAEVLRDKGIHRTGDQCREKIKKMKLEYRRIKDNSKAPRGGRSWKFYEVMDRVLAGRPVLPYNPAGGGVMAQPALPGGLGEGYPHHFTPAALPFVHSQPPGELAEIKCEEVDSDQRCLTPEPPPSMSYRPGSAEEPEVEHGFLERAQDDSPSSREEVPIETSISPSGFSESNMASSSRLQSAGPRPGFSALHRLRRKRKGQRVKDPLDELLLKTLMSQQAMEESFLQLEERRMQRDLEMEERRLQLEQRRLELAREHEFRMFSVFAQMLGILRQGTLPGPSVPLPTPDFGTIFGDRQGAGASGLPHRRPLGSYGLSNPGTGHPQGSPHLSVRGSIANRFRDSTEEGYKAYHADKYDEDKNPSGIINFGTSENKLCFDLMSKRLNQSDMYHIDPPLLQYPDWKGHMFLREEVARFLTYYCKAPAPLKSENVIVLNGCGSLFSALATVLCDPGEAILIATPFYGGITQSIYLYGNVRLVYAYLDSKVTGVNSRPFQLTVEKLETALLGAQAEGVNVKGLILLNPQNPLGDIYSSGEMLEFLEFAKRHELHVIVDEIYMLSVFDESTSFHSVLGMDRLPDPQRTHVMWGTSKDFAVSGIRFGTLYTENQDVANAVASFCYFHGICGIVQYQMSQLLRDRDWINQVYLRANHARLKAAHTYVTDELKTLGIPFLNRNAGFFVWIDFRKYLRSGTFEEEMQLWRRFLDSKVLLSCGKAFECKEPGWFRIIFADKTHRLQLGMQRIRQVLEEQERELLTVEKPPLPLQLPEQDGRADSTDEVIFVSRHQEPAASSKLGDLIGLLQQQMRSSDWLQKNTVEQFAQEKPEVFDMFNKLVGKH; via the exons ATGGATTTCCGGGGCAAGAAGTACGAGCGGGGCAGCAACTGGTCAGACCCCGAGGTGGTGGAGCTGCTGCAGCTGTGGGCCGACGAGTCGGTGCAGCTCGAGCTGGAGAGCTGCCTGCGGAACCAGCACGTCTTCAACCGCATCGCCGAGGTGCTGCGGGACAAGGGCATCCACCGCACCggtgaccagtgccgggagaagATTAAAAAGATGAAGCTGGAATACCGGCGGATCAAGGACAACAGCAAGGCCCCCAGAGGTGGCCGCTCCTGGAAGTTTTACGAGGTGATGGATCGGGTCCTCGCGGGCCGGCCCGTCCTCCCCTACAACCCCGCCGGCGGAGGTGTGATGGCCCAGCCCGCGTTGCCGGGCGGCCTGGGGGAAGGCTATCCCCACCACTTcacccccgccgccctccccttcgtccactcccagccccccggGGAGCTGGCGGAGATCAAGTGTGAGGAGGTGGACTCCGACCAACGCTGCCTGACCCCTGAACCCCCGCCTTCGATGTCCTACCGGCCCGGCTCCGCCGAGGAGCCCGAGGTAGAGCACGGCTTCCTTGAGCGGGCTCAGGACGACTCCCCCAGCTCCAGGGAGGAGGTCCCCATTGAAACCAGTATCTCGCCTTCAG GTTTCAGCGAGTCCAACATGGCTTCATCATCCCGGCTCCAGAGCGCAGGGCCCCGGCCCGGCTTCTCCGCCCTCCACCGGCTCCGCCGGAAACGGAAGGGGCAGCGGGTTAAGGATCCCCTGGATGAGCTGCTGCTGAAGACGCTGATGTCGCAGCAGGCCATGGAGGAGAGCTTCCTGCAGCTGGAGGAGCGGCGCATGCAGAGGGATCTGGAGATGGAGGAGCGCCGCCTGCAGCTGGAGCAGCGGCGCCTCGAGCTGGCGCGGGAGCACGAGTTCCGCATGTTCAGCGTCTTCGCCCAGATGCTCGGCATCCTCAGGCAGGGCACCCTTCCCGGGCCCTcggtccctctgcccaccccggaCTTTGGCACCATCTTTGGGGACAGGCAGGGGGCCGGGGCTTCCGGGCTGCCCCACCGGAGGCCTCTGGGCTCCTACGGACTGAGCAACCCCGGAACTGGACATCCCCAGGGAAGCCCCCACCTCTCCGTCCGGGGAAGCATTGCCAACCGCTTCCGGGACTCCACCGAGGAGGGCTACAAGGCCTACCACGCGGACAAGTACGACGAGGACAAGAACCCTAGT GGGATCATTAACTTCGGGACTAGTGAGAACAAGCTCTGCTTTGATCTAATGTCCAAACGG CTTAATCAGAGTGACATGTACCACATtgatccacctctgcttcagtaCCCTGACTGGAAGGGCCACATGTT TCTGCGAGAGGAAGTGGCCCGTTTCCTTACCTACTACTGCAAGGCACCTGCTCCCCTCAAGTCGGAGAAT GTGATCGTGTTGAACGGCTGTGGCTCCCTGTTCTCTGCGTTGGCCACTGTTCTGTGTGACCCAGGAG AGGCCATTCTGATCGCCACTCCCTTCTATGGTGGCATCACCCAGAGCATTTACCTCTACGGGAATGTCCGGCTGGTCTACGCCTACCTGGACAGCAAG GTCACCGGGGTCAACAGCCGCCCCTTCCAGCTCACAGTGGAGAAGCTGGAGACGGCCTTGCTAGGAGCCCAGGCCGAG GGGGTGAATGTCAAAGGTCTCATCTTGCTGAACCCCCAGAACCCTCTGGGTGACATCTACTCTTCGGGAGAAATGCTGGAGTTCCTGGAGTTTGCTAAAAG GCATGAACTGCATGTGATTGTGGATGAGATCTACATGCTGTCAGTGTTTGATGAGTCCACCTCATTCCATAGCGTCCTGGGCATGGACAG GCTCCCTGACCCCCAGAGGACTCATGTGATGTGGGGGACCAGCAAG GACTTTGCAGTCTCGGGCATCCGCTTTGGCACGCTCTACACCGAAAATCAGGATGTGGCCAACGCCGTGGCTTCCTTCTGCTACTTCCATGGGATCTGTGGCATCGTCCAGTACCAGATGTCCCAGCTGCTTCGGGATCGAG ACTGGATCAACCAGGTATACCTGCGAGCCAACCACGCGCGGCTCAAGGCCGCCCACACCTACGTCACCGACGAACTGAAGACACTGGGCATCCCCTTCCTTAACCGCAATGCCGGTTTCTTCGTCTGGATCGACTTCCGGAAG tACCTGCGCTCAGGCACCTTTGAGGAAGAGATGCAGCTTTGGCGGCGTTTCCTGGATAGCAAAGTGCTGCTGTCTTGTGGCAAGGCCTTCGAGTGCAAAGAGCCTGGCTGGTTCCGGATCATCTTTGCTGACAAGACCCACCGGCTTCAGCTTG gGATGCAGCGGATCCGGCAGGTGTTGGAAGAGCAGGAGCGGGAGCTGCTCACGGTGGAGAAGCCGCCTCTGCCCCTCCAGCTCCCCGAGCAGGACGGCCGGGCGGACAGCACAGACGAGGTGATCTTTGTCTCGCGGCACCAAGAGCCGGCCGCTAGCTCCAAGCTGGGAGACCTCATCGGGCTGCTGCAGCAACAGATGCGCTCATCTGACTGGCTGCAGAAGAACACGGTTGAACAGTTTGCCCAGGAGAAGCCTGAGGTCTTCGATATGTTCAACAAACTGGTCGGAAAGCATTAG